The following proteins are co-located in the Camelina sativa cultivar DH55 chromosome 12, Cs, whole genome shotgun sequence genome:
- the LOC104733307 gene encoding uncharacterized protein LOC104733307, with the protein MVSNVRTSRVQPNWIGDTLWSTMEDYWDTEEAQQKSKTYSDARMSDRNGLGPHVHLSGPKSYRQLQDEMVEELGREVRLGEVFIKAHTKPDGTYVDRKAEKIAGTYEKTVQERLSQLEAESFAVSDGESRPRDLTTEEYTEIFLESTEKDSRGTPYGVGSLKDCLVDGTHKQACGSTTFVALEEQLKKAQRMIEEQAAQLERLAAHDEEQAAQLQRRDAELAAQSKVIAAQNGKIDQFSIVEDFLRECDPRFQKFVASHSAKETTPTPSTSA; encoded by the exons atggttagcaATGTGAGGACTAGTCGAGTTCAACCAAACTGGATTGGAGACACTCTCTGGAGCACGATGGAGGATTACtgggacactgaagaagcacaacaaaagagtaaaacctACTCTGATGcccgtatgtctgaccgtaacgGCCTAGGTCCTCATGTCCACCTCTCAGGGCCAAAGTCTTATCGACAGCTTCAAGACGAAATG GttgaggaattgggaagagaagtccgacttggtgaggttttcatcAAGGCACATACAAAGCCTGATGGTACATATGTTGATCGGAAGGCAGAAAAGATTGCAGGGACATATGAGAAGACTGTTcaagagaggttgtctcagCTCGAGGCAGAGTCTTTTGCTGTGTCAGATGGAGAATCACGGCCACGGGACCTCACAACAGAAGAATATACAGAAATTTTCCTGGag tccactgagaaggattcaagaggaacaccttatggagttggaagcctcaaggacTGCCTTGTCGATGGAACGCATAAGCAAGCATGTGGCTCAACTACCTTTGTGGCTCTCGAAGAACAGTTGAAGAAAGCTCAACGCATGATAGAAGAACAGGCTGCTCAACTGGAGCGGCTTGCTGCGCATGATGAAGAACAGGCTGCTCAACTGCAGCGGCGTGATGCAGAACTTGCTGCGCAATCCAAAGTTATTGCTGCCCAGAACGGCAAGATTGACCAATTCTCCATCGTGGAAGATTTTCTGAGGGAATGTGATCCGCGGTTTCAGAAGTTTGTTGCAAGCCATTCAGCTAAAGAGACAACTCCAACTCCATCAACATCTGCTTAA